One genomic segment of Streptomyces sp. RerS4 includes these proteins:
- a CDS encoding branched-chain amino acid aminotransferase: MTTPTIELKPSSNPLSDAERDAILASPGFGRHFTDHMVTIKWTEGRGWHDAELVPYAPLSIDPANMTLHYAQTIFEGLKAYRQPDGTVATFRPLANAERFQASARRMAMPELPTELFIEACDALIKQDRAWVPDSGEASLYLRPFMFASEVGLGVRPANEFLFMVIASPAGAYFPGGVKPVSVWLSEEYVRAVKGGTGAAKTGGNYAASLVAQAQAASHGCDQVVWLDAVEHRWIEEMGGMNLYFVYAEEDGKRRIVTPELTGSLLPGITRDSLLTIARDLGYTAEEGRISTEDWKRDNENGTLTEVFACGTAAVITPVGSVKSERANWIQGDGEPGEVTMKLRKALLDLQTGHSADTHGWMHPLG; encoded by the coding sequence ATGACGACGCCCACGATCGAGCTGAAGCCCTCCTCGAACCCCCTGTCCGACGCGGAGCGCGACGCGATCCTGGCCAGCCCCGGTTTCGGCCGCCACTTCACCGATCACATGGTGACCATCAAGTGGACCGAGGGACGCGGCTGGCACGACGCCGAGCTCGTCCCGTACGCCCCGCTGTCGATCGACCCGGCGAACATGACCCTGCACTACGCGCAGACCATCTTCGAGGGGCTCAAGGCGTACAGGCAGCCCGACGGCACCGTCGCCACCTTCCGCCCGCTCGCGAACGCCGAGCGCTTCCAGGCCTCCGCCCGCCGCATGGCGATGCCGGAGCTGCCGACCGAGCTGTTCATCGAGGCGTGCGACGCGCTCATCAAGCAGGACCGCGCCTGGGTGCCGGACTCCGGTGAAGCCTCGCTGTACCTGCGTCCGTTCATGTTCGCCTCCGAGGTCGGCCTCGGTGTCCGCCCGGCCAACGAGTTCCTCTTCATGGTGATCGCCTCGCCCGCCGGCGCGTACTTCCCCGGTGGCGTCAAGCCCGTCTCCGTCTGGCTCTCCGAGGAGTACGTCCGCGCGGTCAAGGGCGGCACCGGCGCGGCCAAGACCGGCGGCAACTACGCGGCCTCCCTCGTCGCCCAGGCGCAGGCGGCCTCACACGGCTGCGACCAGGTCGTCTGGCTGGACGCCGTGGAGCACCGCTGGATCGAGGAGATGGGCGGCATGAACCTGTACTTCGTGTACGCCGAGGAGGACGGGAAGCGGCGCATCGTCACCCCGGAGCTCACCGGCTCGCTCCTGCCCGGCATCACCCGTGACTCCCTCCTCACCATCGCCCGCGACCTCGGCTACACCGCCGAGGAGGGCCGCATCAGCACCGAGGACTGGAAGCGCGACAACGAGAACGGCACCCTGACCGAGGTGTTCGCCTGCGGCACCGCCGCCGTCATCACCCCCGTCGGCTCCGTCAAGTCCGAGCGCGCCAACTGGATCCAGGGCGACGGCGAGCCCGGCGAGGTCACCATGAAGCTCCGCAAGGCGCTGCTCGACCTCCAGACCGGCCACAGCGCCGACACCCACGGCTGGATGCACCCGCTCGGCTGA
- a CDS encoding cytosine permease: protein MPIEQRGVDTIPEEERTSGPRDLISILLGSNLCLGVIVFGWLPPSFGLGLWPSVTAIVTGTLVGIAFTAPLALVSLRTATNLSTSSGAQFGVRGRLVGSVVGLLLSLGYTALTLWIGGDVMVGTLSRLTGLPNTGVSRAVMYGALAACTVVAAVFGYRLLLRMSKILSIGMVILLAVGVFAYAPDFTTAAPPETAYLLGSFWPTWLLAAVAAGLSGPVAFITLLGDYTRYVSPRRHGSRKVFWATCLGLLIGLLIPQLFGTYTALAAKAGLDYAGPLVDAAPFWYLVPLLVAAAAGSVGNAGLMLYSMGLDLDAIVPKATRTTATLAAAGVATVFVFVGSFEWDVQSAMTSFVLLLTAIGTPWAVITLIGYVRCRGVYDPDALQVFNRRARGGVYWYRGGWNLRATASWVAGAAVGLAAVSTPVYEGPLLALTGGVDCSFILSGLVGGVVYTALTIRPEAAPVTDPMGSVAVAAD from the coding sequence ATGCCCATCGAACAGCGCGGAGTCGACACCATCCCGGAGGAGGAGCGGACCAGCGGTCCCCGTGACCTGATTTCGATCCTCCTGGGCTCCAACCTCTGCCTCGGTGTGATCGTCTTCGGCTGGCTGCCCCCGTCCTTCGGACTGGGCCTGTGGCCCTCGGTCACCGCCATCGTGACCGGCACCCTCGTCGGCATCGCCTTCACCGCGCCGCTCGCGCTGGTATCCCTGCGCACCGCGACGAACCTCTCCACCTCCAGCGGCGCCCAGTTCGGCGTCCGCGGCAGGCTGGTCGGCTCGGTCGTCGGCCTGCTGCTGTCCCTCGGCTACACGGCGCTGACCCTGTGGATCGGCGGCGACGTGATGGTCGGGACCCTGTCCCGACTGACCGGCCTGCCGAACACCGGCGTCTCCCGGGCCGTGATGTACGGCGCGCTGGCGGCCTGTACCGTCGTCGCGGCCGTCTTCGGCTACCGACTGCTGCTGCGCATGAGCAAGATCCTGTCCATCGGCATGGTGATCCTGCTGGCCGTCGGCGTCTTCGCCTACGCCCCGGACTTCACCACCGCCGCCCCGCCGGAGACCGCGTACCTGCTCGGCTCCTTCTGGCCGACGTGGCTGCTCGCCGCCGTCGCCGCCGGGCTCAGCGGACCCGTCGCCTTCATCACCCTGCTCGGCGACTACACCCGCTACGTCTCCCCGCGCCGGCACGGCTCCCGCAAGGTCTTCTGGGCCACCTGCCTCGGCCTGCTCATCGGCCTGCTGATCCCGCAGCTGTTCGGTACGTACACCGCGCTGGCCGCCAAGGCGGGCCTCGACTACGCCGGGCCGCTCGTCGACGCCGCGCCGTTCTGGTACCTCGTACCGCTGCTCGTCGCCGCGGCCGCCGGCTCGGTGGGCAACGCCGGGCTGATGCTCTACTCCATGGGCCTCGACCTCGACGCGATCGTCCCCAAGGCCACCCGCACCACGGCCACCCTGGCCGCGGCCGGCGTCGCCACCGTCTTCGTGTTCGTCGGCTCCTTCGAGTGGGACGTGCAGTCGGCGATGACCTCCTTCGTGCTGCTCCTGACCGCGATCGGCACCCCGTGGGCCGTGATCACCCTGATCGGCTACGTCCGCTGCCGGGGCGTTTACGACCCCGACGCCCTCCAGGTGTTCAACCGTCGGGCCCGCGGCGGGGTCTACTGGTACCGCGGCGGTTGGAACCTCCGCGCCACCGCCTCCTGGGTGGCGGGCGCGGCGGTGGGACTGGCCGCCGTGTCGACCCCGGTCTACGAGGGCCCGCTGCTGGCCCTCACCGGCGGGGTGGACTGCAGCTTCATCCTGTCGGGGCTGGTCGGCGGCGTGGTGTACACCGCCCTGACGATCCGGCCCGAGGCGGCGCCCGTCACCGACCCGATGGGCTCGGTGGCGGTGGCGGCCGACTAG